One region of Chryseobacterium muglaense genomic DNA includes:
- a CDS encoding pyruvate dehydrogenase complex E1 component subunit beta — protein sequence MAEHTFREVIAQAMSEEMRKDESIFLMGEEVAEYNGAYKASKGMLDEFGAKRVIDTPIAELGFTGIAVGAAMNGNRPIVEYMTFNFALVGIDQIINNAAKIRQMSGGQWNCPIVFRGPTASAGQLGATHSQAFENWFANVPGLKVVVPSNPYDAKGLLKTAIQDNDPIIFMESEQMYGDKMEIPEEEYYLPIGKADIKREGTDVTLVSFGKIMKLALQAAEDMAKEGISVEVIDLRTVRPLDFDTVLASVKKTNRLVILEEAWPFGSVSSEITYMVQQKAFDYLDAPIKRITTPDAPAPYSAALFAEWFPKLEKVKEEIKKAMYVK from the coding sequence ATGGCAGAACATACTTTTCGTGAAGTGATTGCGCAGGCAATGAGTGAGGAAATGCGTAAAGACGAATCCATTTTTCTAATGGGAGAAGAAGTTGCAGAATACAATGGTGCATACAAAGCTTCTAAAGGAATGTTGGATGAGTTTGGTGCTAAGCGCGTAATCGATACACCTATCGCAGAACTTGGTTTTACAGGAATCGCGGTGGGCGCTGCAATGAATGGTAACAGACCAATTGTAGAATATATGACATTCAACTTTGCTCTTGTTGGGATCGATCAGATTATCAACAACGCAGCAAAAATCCGTCAGATGAGTGGTGGCCAGTGGAACTGTCCGATTGTTTTCCGTGGTCCTACAGCTTCTGCGGGTCAGTTGGGAGCAACGCACTCTCAGGCTTTTGAAAACTGGTTCGCAAACGTTCCGGGTCTTAAAGTAGTAGTTCCTTCAAACCCTTATGATGCGAAAGGATTATTAAAAACGGCAATTCAGGATAATGACCCAATCATTTTCATGGAATCTGAACAGATGTACGGAGACAAAATGGAAATTCCTGAAGAAGAATATTACTTACCAATAGGAAAAGCTGATATCAAAAGAGAAGGTACTGATGTTACTTTGGTTTCTTTCGGAAAAATCATGAAATTGGCACTTCAGGCAGCTGAAGATATGGCTAAAGAAGGTATTTCCGTAGAAGTTATCGATTTAAGAACGGTTCGTCCTTTAGATTTCGATACAGTTTTAGCTTCAGTAAAGAAAACAAACAGATTGGTGATTTTAGAAGAAGCTTGGCCATTTGGTTCTGTATCTTCAGAGATTACTTATATGGTACAGCAAAAAGCATTTGATTATCTGGATGCACCAATCAAGAGAATTACTACTCCTGATGCACCTGCACCTTATTCAGCAGCTTTATTTGCAGAATGGTTCCCGAAACTTGAAAAAGTAAAAGAGGAAATCAAAAAAGCAATGTACGTGAAATAA
- a CDS encoding KUP/HAK/KT family potassium transporter has product MAEVTEGGHHIDLKKLSFVGVIVSLGIVFGDIGTSPLYVMKAIVNARKDSTMPFDTYIEGALSCIIWTLTLQTTLKYVIIALKADNRGEGGILALYSLVKKLKKKWLYVVAIIGASTLVADSVITPSLTVMSAIEGLKIYNPETPVVFITLFILFIVFVVQQFGTASIGKFFGPIMVTWFLVLGGFGSIHIFDHIEILKAFNPMYAYNLITHSPSAIVIMGAVFLCTTGAEALYSDLGHCGAKNIRVSWIFVKLMLILNYLGQGAWLLDNYQKVFTGVNPFFGIMPEWAVLPAVILATLAAIIASQAVITGSFTMFSEAMSISFWPNQHIEYPSGVKGQMYIPRINWGLMVFCFVVVIFFQKSEHMEAAYGLTITITMLMTTILLTYWLSRTRLNKIFLFGFVAIYLFLESGFFYANVIKFFDGGWLTMVLGGFIAICMYAWYNGRLLKANFTSYVKIDKYVSIIKDMKLDETIPKYCTNLAYLSRAKRNDEIESKIIYSIIKKQPKRADHYFILSIVNQEDPYTFKYSIDEILPGTIYKVNFLLGFKVDRRINDYFNMVLKDLMADGTIPSRSSHPSLRAHNIPPDLKYVIIDNTYINDILLTVKQKITLNIYNFVKYIGSDDFKSWGVTSHNVVVESAPLTEETISSSKIQQAEFRRSNF; this is encoded by the coding sequence ATGGCAGAAGTTACAGAAGGAGGTCATCATATAGACCTTAAAAAGCTTTCATTTGTGGGAGTTATCGTTTCTCTAGGGATCGTTTTCGGAGATATTGGTACATCACCGCTTTACGTTATGAAAGCAATTGTGAATGCAAGGAAAGACTCTACAATGCCTTTCGATACTTATATTGAAGGTGCACTTTCTTGTATTATCTGGACATTAACCCTTCAGACGACTCTGAAATATGTGATTATCGCTCTTAAAGCAGATAACCGCGGCGAAGGTGGTATTTTAGCATTGTACTCTTTAGTTAAAAAACTAAAAAAGAAATGGCTCTACGTCGTCGCCATCATTGGAGCATCTACGCTGGTTGCAGATAGTGTAATTACACCTTCTCTTACCGTAATGTCTGCGATTGAAGGACTTAAAATCTACAATCCTGAAACACCTGTTGTTTTTATTACCCTTTTTATTCTCTTTATCGTTTTCGTTGTACAACAATTCGGAACTGCTTCCATCGGAAAATTCTTCGGACCTATAATGGTGACTTGGTTTTTGGTTTTAGGAGGTTTTGGATCGATTCATATTTTTGATCATATCGAAATTTTAAAAGCATTCAACCCAATGTATGCCTATAACCTGATTACCCATTCGCCAAGTGCAATTGTAATTATGGGTGCGGTGTTTTTATGTACAACCGGAGCGGAAGCTTTATATTCAGATTTAGGACATTGTGGTGCTAAAAATATCCGTGTAAGCTGGATTTTCGTTAAATTAATGTTGATTCTTAATTACCTAGGGCAAGGAGCTTGGTTGTTAGATAATTATCAAAAAGTTTTCACAGGAGTTAATCCATTCTTTGGAATTATGCCGGAATGGGCAGTTTTACCAGCAGTAATTCTTGCAACTTTAGCAGCGATTATTGCAAGTCAGGCAGTAATTACGGGTTCATTTACAATGTTTTCGGAAGCAATGTCAATTTCATTTTGGCCGAATCAGCATATTGAATATCCTTCGGGAGTAAAAGGACAAATGTATATCCCGAGAATAAACTGGGGATTGATGGTTTTCTGTTTTGTAGTCGTAATATTTTTCCAGAAATCTGAGCATATGGAAGCAGCGTATGGTTTAACAATTACCATTACAATGTTGATGACAACAATCTTACTGACGTATTGGCTGAGCAGAACCAGACTTAATAAAATATTCCTTTTTGGTTTTGTAGCAATTTATCTTTTCCTTGAATCTGGATTCTTCTACGCGAATGTGATTAAATTCTTTGATGGTGGTTGGTTGACTATGGTTTTAGGAGGTTTTATCGCAATCTGTATGTATGCTTGGTATAACGGAAGATTATTAAAAGCAAATTTCACGAGCTATGTGAAGATCGATAAATATGTGTCTATCATCAAAGACATGAAATTAGATGAGACAATACCTAAATATTGTACCAATCTTGCGTATCTGAGCCGTGCAAAACGTAATGATGAAATAGAATCGAAAATTATCTATTCTATCATCAAAAAACAGCCGAAAAGAGCCGATCATTATTTTATTCTGAGCATTGTGAATCAGGAAGATCCTTATACATTCAAATACAGCATTGATGAAATTTTACCGGGAACGATTTACAAAGTTAATTTCCTTTTAGGATTTAAAGTAGACCGTAGAATCAATGATTATTTTAATATGGTTCTAAAAGATTTAATGGCAGACGGAACAATTCCTTCTCGAAGCAGTCATCCTTCTCTCAGAGCGCACAATATTCCGCCAGATTTGAAATATGTAATCATAGATAACACCTATATCAACGATATTCTTTTAACGGTAAAACAAAAAATAACGTTAAATATTTACAATTTTGTTAAATATATCGGGAGTGATGACTTCAAATCTTGGGGAGTTACTTCGCACAATGTTGTTGTAGAATCAGCACCGTTAACTGAGGAAACGATTTCTAGCAGTAAAATTCAGCAGGCAGAATTCCGAAGATCTAATTTTTAA
- a CDS encoding Fur family transcriptional regulator — protein MDTLQKEKNIALIKDVLRNYLLEKGFRNTPERYTILEEIYNMDHHFNVDDLYLLMMQKKYHVSKATIYNTIEIFLDAGLIRKHQFGEKTLTSSSYEKSYFDKQHDHLVIYKKGSDKEIEEIIEFCDPRIQGIKEAIEGAFGVKIDSHSLYFYGTKND, from the coding sequence ATGGATACTTTACAAAAAGAAAAAAATATAGCTTTAATAAAAGACGTTTTACGAAATTATTTACTTGAAAAAGGTTTTCGTAACACACCTGAACGATACACCATATTAGAAGAGATTTATAATATGGATCATCACTTTAATGTAGATGACTTATATCTTCTGATGATGCAGAAAAAATATCATGTTTCTAAAGCTACAATTTACAATACCATCGAGATTTTCCTTGATGCAGGCTTGATTCGTAAGCACCAGTTTGGTGAGAAAACATTGACTTCATCTTCTTACGAGAAATCTTATTTTGATAAGCAACACGATCATTTGGTGATTTATAAAAAAGGTTCAGACAAAGAGATTGAGGAAATCATCGAGTTCTGTGATCCTAGAATTCAGGGTATTAAAGAAGCAATAGAAGGAGCTTTTGGCGTAAAAATTGATTCTCATTCGCTGTATTTTTATGGCACTAAGAATGATTAA
- a CDS encoding OstA-like protein, protein MRLVLFLFLFISSFTLAQVTPKPAQRDPYLQNPVKNQPQKSKPGEKVHIKNADEISKDTKYDGNRYLTGNVIIEHQGSVLSADEVVMYDEENFVRAIGNAKLVNSDGSVITSSEMEYDGNTQKGVAKKNVVLTDVKGTIIKTETMYYDRVSNQAYFNTGGTINDGKSTTYAKSATYFLTTRTIDLTGRVKIVDKDYTLEGDNVVQNQNTNIVTINGYTVITNNKNPKNRIVTEKGTHNMNTKESFLTKNSRIYYNDKILTGDEMYYNQLSGFGKATGNVTLDDPLEKRYMKGGYGEIYEKKDSSMMTKEPYAVKIFEKDSLYFASEKILSYQKPDTADITKKKSFLRAFRKARIYKSNAQGRADSIAFNETDGIMHMYTNPILWSGEKQVTGDKIEAYFNTSTENIDSLKVIGNGFAIAKVDSLNLLDEFHQVKGKLMTVYYEGPDIKEIKVIGNAEAITYADEFNKKTKVNDRIGVNVSLCGIIGALFDQRQVQIISCSVGAVAKTYPMSQISPQQKKFEDFNWNTKDRIRKWQDILVDSPNYEEIKYEPNDGLYNKVQEGIEKEKAKEEAKNPKRVRK, encoded by the coding sequence ATGAGACTGGTTCTTTTTCTATTCCTATTTATTTCTTCGTTTACTTTAGCTCAGGTTACCCCGAAACCTGCGCAACGAGACCCTTATTTGCAAAATCCTGTAAAAAATCAGCCACAGAAAAGTAAACCGGGAGAAAAGGTGCATATTAAAAATGCTGATGAAATTAGTAAAGATACTAAGTACGATGGTAATCGTTACCTTACGGGAAATGTTATCATAGAGCATCAGGGTTCTGTCCTTTCGGCGGATGAAGTGGTAATGTATGATGAAGAAAATTTTGTAAGAGCTATAGGTAATGCAAAACTTGTTAATTCCGATGGCTCCGTCATTACATCATCAGAAATGGAATACGATGGGAATACCCAAAAAGGAGTTGCCAAAAAAAATGTGGTCTTAACGGATGTTAAAGGAACGATTATTAAAACTGAAACGATGTATTATGACAGGGTTTCTAATCAAGCCTATTTTAATACCGGAGGTACTATCAACGATGGTAAAAGCACGACTTACGCAAAATCTGCTACGTATTTTCTGACGACACGTACGATTGACCTTACAGGAAGAGTGAAAATTGTAGATAAAGATTATACCTTAGAAGGTGATAACGTGGTTCAGAATCAAAATACAAACATCGTTACCATCAACGGTTATACGGTAATTACCAATAATAAGAATCCTAAAAACAGAATTGTTACTGAAAAAGGAACTCATAATATGAATACCAAAGAGTCTTTTCTTACAAAAAACTCCAGGATTTATTATAATGACAAAATTCTTACGGGAGACGAAATGTATTATAATCAACTCTCCGGTTTCGGAAAAGCGACAGGAAATGTAACGCTTGATGATCCTTTAGAGAAAAGATACATGAAAGGTGGTTATGGTGAGATTTACGAAAAGAAAGATTCGTCGATGATGACCAAAGAGCCTTATGCTGTGAAGATTTTCGAAAAAGATTCTCTTTATTTTGCCTCAGAAAAAATTCTGTCTTATCAGAAACCTGATACTGCAGATATCACCAAAAAGAAAAGTTTTCTGAGAGCTTTCAGAAAAGCAAGGATTTATAAATCTAATGCACAGGGAAGAGCAGATTCTATTGCTTTCAACGAAACAGACGGAATCATGCATATGTACACCAATCCTATTTTATGGAGCGGTGAAAAACAGGTAACCGGCGATAAAATAGAAGCGTATTTTAATACATCAACTGAGAATATAGATTCTCTAAAAGTGATCGGAAACGGTTTTGCTATTGCTAAAGTAGATTCGTTAAATCTGTTAGATGAATTTCATCAGGTAAAAGGAAAATTGATGACCGTTTATTATGAAGGTCCAGATATCAAAGAAATTAAAGTAATCGGAAATGCTGAAGCAATTACCTATGCTGATGAATTTAATAAAAAAACAAAGGTTAACGATAGGATAGGAGTGAATGTATCGCTATGCGGAATTATCGGTGCATTGTTTGATCAGCGCCAAGTTCAGATTATTTCTTGCAGTGTTGGGGCGGTTGCAAAAACTTACCCAATGAGTCAGATTTCTCCACAACAGAAAAAATTTGAAGATTTTAACTGGAATACCAAAGACCGAATTCGGAAATGGCAAGATATTCTCGTCGATTCGCCAAACTATGAAGAAATAAAGTATGAACCCAATGATGGGCTTTACAATAAAGTTCAGGAAGGTATAGAAAAAGAAAAAGCCAAAGAGGAAGCTAAAAACCCAAAAAGGGTAAGAAAATAA
- a CDS encoding aspartate aminotransferase family protein encodes MQNDFFKYQAQTTQFAAGFEVEKAEGSYIFGKDGRKYLDFVAGVSANTLGHSHPKIVNAIKEQADKYLHVMVYGEYAQEKPVELCRLLAEATPDPLEITYLVNSGAEAIDGSLKLAKRYTGREEIVSFKNSYHGNTHGALSVSGHEGHKREFRPLLPMISFIEFNNENDFDKITEKTACVILETIQGAAGFLVPNDDYLIKLKKRCEEVGALLILDEIQPGFGRTGKLFSFEHFGIVPDILVMGKGMGGGVPVGAFMSSKKIMETLAHSPKLGHITTFGGNPLIAAASHATLKEVLESGLMNEVDEKEKLYRELLVHPKIKNINGKGLMLAVNLGTPEFTLNVAKKCMEKGLIVFWQLYRNEYLRISPPLTISKEEITEGCKIILDVLNEE; translated from the coding sequence ATGCAAAACGATTTTTTTAAATATCAGGCTCAAACGACTCAATTTGCAGCAGGTTTTGAAGTGGAAAAAGCAGAAGGAAGCTATATTTTTGGGAAAGATGGCAGGAAATATCTTGATTTCGTTGCAGGAGTTTCCGCCAATACTTTAGGGCATTCGCACCCGAAAATTGTTAATGCAATTAAAGAGCAGGCAGATAAATACCTTCATGTGATGGTTTATGGCGAATATGCGCAGGAAAAGCCTGTTGAATTGTGTAGATTATTAGCAGAAGCAACTCCTGATCCTTTGGAGATTACTTATTTGGTCAACAGCGGGGCTGAAGCTATCGACGGAAGTTTAAAATTAGCAAAAAGATATACGGGAAGGGAAGAAATTGTTTCTTTCAAAAACTCTTATCATGGCAATACGCACGGAGCATTAAGTGTTTCAGGACATGAAGGTCACAAAAGAGAATTCCGTCCTTTGTTGCCGATGATTTCTTTTATTGAGTTTAATAATGAAAATGATTTCGATAAAATCACAGAAAAAACAGCTTGTGTAATTCTTGAAACGATTCAGGGAGCAGCAGGATTTTTAGTTCCGAATGATGATTATTTAATTAAGCTAAAAAAGAGATGTGAAGAAGTTGGAGCTTTATTGATTCTTGACGAAATTCAACCGGGATTTGGGAGAACGGGGAAACTCTTTTCTTTTGAGCATTTCGGTATCGTTCCTGATATTCTCGTAATGGGAAAAGGAATGGGCGGTGGCGTTCCTGTAGGAGCTTTTATGAGTTCTAAAAAAATTATGGAAACACTGGCGCATTCCCCAAAATTAGGGCATATTACAACGTTTGGCGGTAATCCTTTAATCGCAGCGGCGTCACATGCGACTTTAAAGGAGGTTTTAGAAAGCGGTTTAATGAATGAAGTTGATGAAAAAGAAAAACTCTACAGAGAGCTTTTAGTACATCCTAAAATTAAAAATATCAACGGAAAAGGTTTAATGCTTGCTGTAAATCTTGGAACTCCAGAGTTTACACTCAATGTTGCTAAAAAATGCATGGAAAAAGGTTTGATTGTTTTCTGGCAGTTGTACCGAAATGAATACCTGAGAATTTCTCCACCGCTTACCATTTCTAAAGAAGAAATTACAGAAGGATGTAAGATTATTCTTGATGTTTTAAATGAAGAATAA
- a CDS encoding START-like domain-containing protein, with amino-acid sequence MAKHKVHYEFPMHCLSEILYEYLATAEGLSEWFADEVVEKGDDFFFSWGGGPAEKATLIRYKPEGFVRYRWEEDEGTKNFFEMTITIDDITEDLALNITDFCEEGDEEENAMYWENLIENLRIKLGAA; translated from the coding sequence ATGGCGAAACATAAAGTCCATTACGAATTCCCAATGCACTGTCTTTCAGAGATTTTGTACGAATATTTAGCAACTGCTGAGGGATTGTCTGAATGGTTTGCGGATGAGGTAGTAGAGAAAGGTGATGATTTCTTTTTCAGTTGGGGTGGAGGTCCTGCTGAAAAGGCGACTTTGATAAGATATAAGCCTGAAGGTTTCGTACGTTACAGATGGGAAGAAGATGAAGGAACCAAAAACTTCTTCGAAATGACCATTACAATTGATGATATTACAGAAGATCTAGCTTTAAATATTACAGATTTTTGTGAGGAAGGAGATGAAGAGGAAAATGCAATGTACTGGGAAAATCTTATCGAAAACCTTAGAATAAAATTAGGTGCTGCTTAA
- a CDS encoding aminotransferase class IV → MKNTYFTSEELELKNRAFLSGDAVKVSFFIRNSKLIMDEECYFFLMASMRKMRLNIPLSYTLEFFQNLFNEKVIEGNNIQNGIINFLVFRNSDGITLSKSSVSYYFEVEEMDDVLSIHQRPLELDLIKEINVNNNLLSNIRVHCPENIYGSIYAQENDLDDVILLNPNKRIARSTSGNLLFLEGDVIKIPKQSEGAYISPLLENFVTFLHKNNLADTQEHEIIAFESQKAEEILLISDEKGVFSVKKIRNKTFESTRFTELVESWRNSF, encoded by the coding sequence TTGAAAAATACCTATTTTACATCTGAAGAACTTGAATTGAAAAACAGAGCGTTTCTTTCGGGAGATGCTGTGAAAGTTTCTTTCTTTATTAGAAATTCAAAATTAATCATGGACGAAGAATGCTATTTCTTTTTAATGGCTTCCATGAGAAAAATGAGATTGAATATTCCTCTTTCTTACACCCTGGAGTTTTTTCAGAATCTTTTTAATGAAAAAGTGATTGAAGGAAACAATATTCAGAACGGAATTATCAATTTCCTTGTATTCAGAAATTCAGACGGAATTACTTTGTCTAAATCTTCGGTTTCCTATTATTTTGAAGTGGAAGAAATGGATGATGTGCTTTCGATTCATCAAAGACCTTTAGAGTTAGATCTAATTAAAGAAATTAATGTAAATAATAATCTTCTAAGCAACATCCGAGTTCACTGCCCAGAAAATATTTATGGAAGTATTTACGCACAGGAAAATGATTTGGATGATGTGATTTTATTAAATCCAAACAAACGAATTGCACGCTCTACTTCAGGGAATCTTTTATTCCTGGAAGGAGATGTAATTAAAATACCAAAACAGTCAGAAGGGGCTTATATTTCGCCTTTATTGGAGAATTTTGTAACCTTTTTACATAAAAATAATCTTGCCGATACTCAGGAGCACGAAATTATTGCTTTTGAATCTCAGAAAGCAGAAGAAATTCTATTGATTTCAGATGAAAAAGGAGTCTTTTCGGTAAAGAAAATTAGAAATAAAACTTTTGAAAGCACCCGCTTTACAGAATTGGTTGAAAGCTGGAGAAATAGCTTCTAA
- a CDS encoding YqgE/AlgH family protein: MNYSYKGKILISTPDISGDIFSRSVVLIIDHSESGAFGLILNKKNSKMSNRFKNFFDFEIEVYDGGPVENDKVFFIIKGKKVTENFTEINNEYYLTEDIETIINAVLQNEISIQDVKIFSGYSGWSASQLENEVLQKVWTVVDVYNLDYTLPNDHTLWKSIMQNLGGEYLLWANAPEDISLN; encoded by the coding sequence ATGAATTACTCATACAAAGGTAAAATATTAATTTCCACACCCGATATTTCCGGCGATATTTTTTCAAGATCGGTCGTGCTGATTATAGACCATTCCGAAAGTGGAGCATTTGGTTTGATACTGAATAAGAAAAACAGTAAAATGAGTAATCGTTTCAAAAATTTCTTTGATTTTGAAATTGAAGTCTACGATGGCGGTCCTGTAGAAAACGATAAAGTATTTTTTATCATTAAAGGAAAAAAAGTAACTGAGAATTTTACCGAAATTAATAATGAATATTATCTTACGGAAGATATTGAAACAATCATCAATGCTGTGTTACAGAACGAAATCAGCATTCAGGATGTTAAAATATTTTCAGGATATTCTGGATGGTCTGCATCACAGCTGGAAAATGAAGTTTTGCAGAAAGTGTGGACCGTTGTAGATGTTTATAATCTGGATTACACACTCCCAAATGACCATACTCTGTGGAAATCTATTATGCAGAATCTTGGTGGCGAATATCTTTTATGGGCAAATGCTCCGGAAGATATTTCTTTAAACTAA
- the pdxH gene encoding pyridoxamine 5'-phosphate oxidase → MENLHDKRKIYEKSQLIETEIKENPIEQFRDWFLDASENPSVSEANAMAVSTLEEDGCPRTRMVLLKEYTYEGFIFYTNYDSRKGKAIEKTHKACLHFFWPGLERQIIIKANLEKIAENLSDGYFHSRPKGSQLGAAVSPQSQEIPNRMFLEEKLKVLEQEYENKEVPRPENWGGYIAKPYEIEFWQGRPNRLHDRIIYTLDNFDWKISRLAP, encoded by the coding sequence ATGGAAAACCTCCACGATAAAAGAAAAATCTACGAAAAATCTCAACTTATTGAAACTGAGATTAAAGAGAATCCTATCGAACAATTCAGAGATTGGTTTTTAGATGCTTCAGAAAATCCTTCCGTTTCTGAGGCTAATGCAATGGCGGTTTCTACGTTGGAGGAAGACGGTTGCCCGCGCACGAGAATGGTTTTGCTTAAGGAATATACTTACGAAGGTTTCATTTTTTATACCAATTACGATAGCCGCAAAGGAAAAGCCATCGAAAAAACGCATAAAGCTTGTCTTCATTTTTTTTGGCCGGGTCTAGAAAGGCAGATTATCATCAAAGCAAATCTTGAAAAAATTGCAGAAAACTTAAGCGACGGTTATTTTCATTCAAGACCTAAAGGCAGTCAGCTTGGTGCGGCAGTTTCTCCTCAAAGTCAGGAAATTCCTAATAGAATGTTTTTAGAAGAAAAATTAAAAGTATTAGAACAGGAATATGAAAATAAAGAAGTTCCCAGACCTGAAAATTGGGGCGGTTATATAGCAAAACCGTACGAAATAGAATTTTGGCAGGGAAGACCCAATAGATTGCATGACAGGATAATCTACACTTTAGACAATTTCGACTGGAAAATCTCTCGATTAGCCCCATAA
- a CDS encoding HU family DNA-binding protein, with protein MNKSELIDAIAKDAGITKVAAKAALESFISNVTNTLKTKEGKVSLVGFGTFSVSERAARQGINPATKKPINIEAKTVAKFKAGADLSSAVAMANVPAAGKKKK; from the coding sequence ATGAACAAGTCTGAATTAATCGACGCAATCGCAAAAGACGCAGGAATTACTAAAGTTGCTGCAAAAGCTGCATTAGAATCATTTATTTCTAATGTAACTAATACACTAAAGACAAAAGAAGGAAAAGTTTCTTTAGTAGGTTTTGGTACTTTCTCAGTATCTGAAAGAGCAGCAAGACAAGGTATTAACCCTGCTACTAAAAAACCAATCAACATTGAAGCTAAAACTGTTGCTAAGTTCAAAGCTGGTGCAGATTTATCTTCGGCCGTAGCAATGGCAAACGTTCCTGCAGCTGGTAAAAAGAAAAAATAA
- the panD gene encoding aspartate 1-decarboxylase, whose amino-acid sequence MLIEVFKSKIHRVRVTASDLNYIGSITIDEDLIEAAGLVVGERVYIVNVNNGERFDTYVIKGKRKSGEVCLNGPAARKVQRDDIIIIIAYAQMTPEEAQEFQPKIVFPDEKTNLLT is encoded by the coding sequence ATGTTAATAGAAGTATTCAAATCTAAGATTCACAGGGTAAGAGTTACGGCTTCAGACCTTAATTATATTGGAAGCATTACCATTGACGAAGACCTTATTGAAGCTGCCGGTTTGGTAGTGGGAGAAAGGGTTTATATCGTCAATGTCAACAACGGAGAGCGTTTTGATACCTACGTAATCAAAGGGAAAAGGAAGTCAGGAGAAGTTTGCTTAAACGGGCCTGCTGCAAGAAAAGTACAACGTGATGATATCATTATTATCATTGCTTATGCACAGATGACGCCCGAGGAAGCTCAGGAGTTTCAACCAAAAATTGTTTTTCCGGACGAAAAAACCAATCTTCTTACCTAA